Below is a genomic region from Medicago truncatula cultivar Jemalong A17 chromosome 3, MtrunA17r5.0-ANR, whole genome shotgun sequence.
CACTTCTTTGTCCTCCCTTTTGCTTGGCTCTTCCATGAAGGTCTTGAGACTTTTTGACCGTGTTATGTGGTAAAACTTGCTTAGGGTTTCCATCTCTGCCACAAATTTGCGAAACCCTTGAAGGATGTTGGGGCAGAGTTTTTCTTACAACAACAACGACGCTGGTGGAGAGACGAGCTTTGTAGATGAGGTCGAAGCTTCCATCGGCGTCAATGAGGTAGGGGAGAAATTAATGGTGGGTGGGAGAGTTCTTCCATCCGTGAGAAATTTCCAAAGATGCATTAACAATAGTGGGTGTTATGTCATCTTTTGGTTTCcacaaaattttaatcaaacaaataaataaaaagttgaaattaAGACACATTTTGAGAGAAATTCCAAAGATGCATTAATAGACTCTtgtccttaatttttatttttagagttaAAATGAATGGATGAGGTTGTGCTTGAACTTGtgctaaaaaattgttttaatttttttcattcaatttttatacTTTATGAATGATTAAGgtataaaattttattctacaaacaaagtaaaatataatcatcgttaagataaaaaaaagtgttaaaagaaaaacattttatacATTATGAATGATTAGGgtataaaattttattctaaaaacaaagtaaaatataatcatCGATaagattccttcaaaaaaaaatcatcgataagataaaaaaaagtgttaaaagaaaaacaacaaaaaaacaaaaataagtagTCAGTATATACCTAgaaaaattgaactttttttcataaattaggaaatataaaaaattgtatgtgTCATTACATGAAATAAAATGGTGTCGTTGCACTGCAATATGTTCAACGAGTGCTAAACAGAAGCATGCATacttgaaatataaaaatatgttgtACATTACCGTTCGTTtagttttaaagtttttttgaacaaacaaaaatggaatatattaacactGCTAAAGCAGCCCACTCAGCACAAAATGTACCGAAAAACAACTTAAAACGATACAAACAGTTTAAAAATACAACAAGTTGTTAACCAATGCCTAAACACGACAATGGATTCGACACCCACATCTGATCACCAAACATAAATACAACCTTACTGGCTTTCAGCCACCACAAAGAGTGATACTTTACTTTATCTAATAATTGAACTAAGGAACtttctttttgcttaaaaagcctgttatttctttcattccatatAACCCACATCGCGAGTAACCAAATAAGCTGAAGAAAAGATCTTCTTGATTTCAAACCACCTGTGTAAAATGCAAAATGAGCACCATGATTTGATATATCACAATGATCGACACCATCAAAGCCTATCCAAGACCTCACCAAAAACCATAAAGAATCAAAGAAACtgcaagacaaaaataaatgtcgTGCATCTTCCACGAAACCACAACCTGTTACACATAAGCATGCCTCTGAATTCAAGATACCACGAAATATTAAATTAGACATTGTAGGAAGTCTATCTCGAATCAACCTCCAAGCAAAAATAGACACCTTGAGGGGAACATGTTTGTGCCAAACCAATTCTTCGCAAAGACCATCCTGCTGCACTTCCTGATTAATAAGCATAGCATATGCCCCGCTGACTGTGTAACCTTGGCTAGGGTCCGGTTGCCACTGCCACACATCATAGGAAAGAGGCTGCAAAGAAATGTTAGCAAGTAATAACCTACACTCTGCTAGGAgctcctcctcccacacccacaaACTCCTACGCCATTGCCATCCCCCTCCCTCCTCCCCCCATCCTAAAGAAAACATCTCTTTAACAGTAATGGATTTATTTAAAGCTAAATCAAATAACCTTCTAAAACAAATCTGGAAAGGGACACGACCACACCACCTCTCATGCCAAAACAAGGTATCCTCCCCATCACCCACACACCTAACCACACAACCCTCAAACCAACTAACACCACCCCCACCCTCCCCTTCTGTAATCCTACTAACCTCCTTCCACCAAAAAGAACcactccggcccccaacctccaacctcccaTCACGCACACCATACCTAGCAACCAACACCCTATACCACAACCCTCCACGATCAACAAGtaacctccaacaccacttccctaGCAACGCCTCATTAAACTCCCTCAATCGCCTAACTCCTAAACCCCCCAGACTCCTTTCTCAAACAAACACTCTGCCAGCTCACCCAAGATACTTTTCTACGTTCCtcactcccccccccccccccccaaaaaaaatttttttttttagataaaatagaTTCTATGGAAGAGATTCTACCTGCTggagccttgaagaaggaaagagcatagacCGGTTGCGCGGTCAAGACAGACTTTAGAAGAATCAAGCGACCTCCAAATGAAAGAAATCGACTTTGCCAATTAGACAGTCTAGATCTGATACAGTTAAACACAGGTTCCCAAAAAGACAGACGACGCGGGTTTCCACCTATCGACAATCTCAAATAAATAAAGGGCAATGTACCAACCTTCCAATTCAACAACGACGCTGCTTCCGTTAACCAAGAGTCAGAAACATTTAGACCAACCAACAAACTTTTATGGAAATTTATTTTCAGCCCAGAAACAACCTCAAAAAGAACTAAAATTGCCCGCAATGCGCGAACATTCGCCCAGCTCTTCTCTCCTAAAAGCAAAGTGTCATCTGCAAACTGAAGATGCGATACCGCCACCTCGTTCCCATCCCCAACACAATAACCTCTATACAAATTTGCATCAATCATAGCCTTCATCATAACATGCAATCCTTCTGCAGctagtaaaaacaaaaatgggGAAAGTGGATCACCCTGACGCAGACCTCTACCCAAAGGAAACTCATCTGTGGGGCTACCATTCACAAGAACTGATGTGGTAGCCGTAGTAATACATTCTTTAATCCATTTCCTCCACAATGTTGGAAAACACATTTTGGCCATCACCGCGTCTAAATAACCCTAATCAACAGAATCATACGCTTTCTCAAAATCCACTTTAAACATCAACAATTCCTTTTTAGTCTTACGAGCCTCATCCACAACCTCATTCGCAATCAGAATGCCATCTAAAATTTGACGATTTTTAACAAACGCAGTCTGAACATCAGAAATAACACTACCTATTACCTGTCTCAACCTATTGGCCAACAACTTAGCCAAAATTTTATACAAACTTCCGACCAAAGAAATAGGACGAAAATCATTTAAAGATTGAGGAGAATCTACCTTAGGAA
It encodes:
- the LOC112420058 gene encoding uncharacterized protein → MAKMCFPTLWRKWIKECITTATTSVLVNGSPTDEFPLGRGLRQGDPLSPFLFLLAAEGLHVMMKAMIDANLYRGYCVGDGNEVAVSHLQFADDTLLLGEKSWANVRALRAILVLFEVVSGLKINFHKSLLVGLNVSDSWLTEAASLLNWKVGTLPFIYLRLSIGGNPRRLSFWEPVFNCIRSRLSNWQSRFLSFGGRLILLKSVLTAQPVYALSFFKAPAGVRRLREFNEALLGKWCWRLLVDRGGLWYRVLVARYGVRDGRLEVGGRSGSFWWKEVSRITEGEGGGGVSWFEGCVVRCVGDGEDTLFWHERWCGRVPFQICFRRLFDLALNKSITVKEMFSLGWGEEGGGWQWRRSLWVWEEELLAECRLLLANISLQPLSYDVWQWQPDPSQGYTVSGAYAMLINQEVQQDGLCEELVWHKHVPLKVSIFAWRLIRDRLPTMSNLIFRGILNSEACLCVTGCGFVEDARHLFLSCSFFDSLWFLVRSWIGFDGVDHCDISNHGAHFAFYTGGLKSRRSFLQLIWLLAMWVIWNERNNRLFKQKESSLVQLLDKVKYHSLWWLKASKVVFMFGDQMWVSNPLSCLGIG